Proteins encoded together in one Laspinema palackyanum D2c window:
- a CDS encoding carbon dioxide-concentrating mechanism protein produces MERRDVGLVKREQKTRSHDLQDLALGLVSTQSFPAIVGCADMMLKSAGVILVGFEKIGGGHCTAVVRGKTADVRLAVEAGAETAEKFGQEVSKLVIPRPLANLEAILPIGARLRDLAEGNHGRPTNQAIGLVETRGFPALVGAADAMLKSADVDLTGYEKIGDGLCTVIIRGTVANVVVAVEAGMFEAERIGELTSVMVIPRPLDDLERSLPLASCFVETAQPLQMPVVIEEKEPELLALPELEKLGKPLEVEVEPLEVTELQELQELQELPKLELENPDQE; encoded by the coding sequence ATGGAAAGACGCGATGTAGGACTGGTAAAGCGCGAGCAAAAAACGCGCAGTCACGACCTTCAGGATTTAGCTTTGGGTTTAGTATCGACCCAAAGTTTCCCGGCGATCGTCGGCTGTGCCGATATGATGCTCAAATCCGCTGGGGTGATTTTAGTTGGATTTGAAAAAATCGGAGGCGGTCACTGTACGGCAGTGGTCCGGGGCAAAACGGCAGATGTGCGCTTGGCTGTAGAAGCGGGTGCTGAAACTGCCGAAAAGTTTGGTCAAGAGGTTTCTAAGCTGGTTATCCCGCGTCCCTTGGCAAATTTGGAAGCTATCCTCCCCATCGGTGCGCGGTTGAGGGATTTGGCCGAAGGCAATCACGGACGTCCAACCAATCAAGCGATCGGACTGGTGGAAACCCGAGGATTTCCGGCTTTGGTGGGTGCAGCAGATGCTATGCTCAAGTCCGCTGATGTGGATTTAACCGGCTATGAAAAGATTGGCGACGGCTTATGCACGGTGATTATCCGAGGCACTGTGGCGAATGTGGTCGTCGCAGTGGAAGCGGGGATGTTTGAAGCCGAACGGATTGGAGAACTGACCTCGGTGATGGTAATTCCCAGGCCCCTGGATGATTTGGAGCGGTCTCTGCCCCTGGCGAGTTGTTTTGTTGAGACGGCCCAACCTCTGCAAATGCCGGTTGTCATTGAGGAGAAAGAGCCTGAACTGTTAGCCTTGCCAGAGTTGGAGAAACTGGGTAAACCCCTAGAAGTTGAGGTGGAACCCCTGGAAGTGACGGAGTTGCAGGAATTGCAAGAATTACAGGAATTACCGAAACTGGAACTGGAGAACCCGGATCAAGAATAA